One window from the genome of uncultured Tateyamaria sp. encodes:
- a CDS encoding CmpA/NrtA family ABC transporter substrate-binding protein translates to MTRFITIAGAMAALLGTAAHAELLDLEKDELKFGFIKLTDMAPLAIAYENGYFEDEGLFVTLEAQANWKVLLDGVIDGQLDGAHMLAGQPLAATIGYGTEAHIITPFSMDLNGNGITVSNDIWEEMKPHVPLMDDGRPQHPISAEALKPVVEDYKDQGIPFNMGMVFPVSTHNYEIRYWLAAGGLEPGFYSPENISGQIGADVLLSVTPPPQMPATMEAGTIFGYAVGEPWNQQAVFKGIGVPVITDYDMWKNNPEKVFGITNEFAEENPNTTKAITKALIRAAIWLDENDNANRPEAVEILSRSEYVGADYEVIANSMTGFFEFEKGDRRPAPDFNVFFRYNATYPFYSDAIWYLTQMRRWGQIAEAKPDQWYFDMAAKVYKPEIYLEAARLLVDEGLADEADFPWDSDGFKAATPAEDIIDGIPYDGKAPNAYIDSLPIGLKGDQKVIGNAVEG, encoded by the coding sequence ATGACCCGTTTCATAACAATCGCAGGTGCCATGGCTGCCCTGCTTGGCACGGCGGCCCACGCCGAGCTGCTGGATCTGGAAAAGGATGAGTTGAAGTTTGGCTTCATCAAGCTGACCGACATGGCGCCCTTGGCCATCGCCTATGAAAACGGCTACTTCGAGGACGAGGGCCTGTTTGTCACTCTGGAAGCGCAGGCGAACTGGAAAGTACTGCTGGACGGTGTGATCGACGGGCAGCTTGACGGCGCGCACATGCTGGCCGGTCAACCGCTGGCCGCCACCATCGGCTACGGTACCGAGGCGCACATCATCACGCCCTTTTCCATGGACCTGAACGGCAACGGCATCACGGTGTCCAATGACATCTGGGAAGAGATGAAGCCCCATGTGCCACTGATGGATGATGGTCGCCCGCAACACCCGATCAGCGCCGAGGCCCTGAAACCGGTGGTCGAGGACTACAAGGATCAGGGCATCCCGTTCAACATGGGCATGGTCTTTCCCGTCTCGACACACAACTACGAAATCCGCTACTGGCTGGCCGCCGGTGGGCTGGAGCCGGGCTTTTACAGCCCCGAAAACATCAGCGGCCAAATCGGTGCCGATGTGCTGCTGAGCGTCACGCCACCCCCACAAATGCCCGCCACGATGGAAGCAGGCACAATATTTGGGTATGCCGTGGGTGAGCCGTGGAACCAGCAGGCCGTGTTCAAGGGCATCGGCGTGCCGGTCATCACCGATTATGACATGTGGAAGAACAACCCCGAAAAGGTCTTTGGCATCACCAATGAATTTGCCGAGGAAAACCCCAACACGACCAAGGCCATCACCAAGGCGCTGATCCGTGCCGCCATCTGGCTGGACGAGAATGACAACGCCAACCGCCCCGAAGCGGTGGAGATCCTGAGCCGGTCCGAATATGTGGGCGCGGATTACGAGGTGATCGCCAACTCGATGACCGGGTTCTTCGAGTTCGAGAAGGGCGACCGCCGCCCGGCCCCGGACTTCAACGTGTTCTTCCGCTACAACGCGACCTACCCGTTCTATTCCGACGCCATTTGGTATCTGACCCAGATGCGCCGCTGGGGTCAGATTGCCGAAGCCAAGCCCGATCAGTGGTATTTCGACATGGCGGCCAAGGTCTACAAGCCCGAGATCTATCTTGAAGCCGCGCGCCTGCTGGTGGACGAAGGGCTGGCGGACGAGGCCGATTTCCCCTGGGACAGTGACGGGTTCAAGGCCGCCACGCCTGCCGAGGACATCATTGACGGCATCCCTTACGACGGCAAGGCGCCCAACGCCTATATCGACAGCCTGCCCATCGGTTTGAAGGGTGACCAGAAGGTCATCGGCAACGCGGTCGAAGGGTGA
- a CDS encoding ABC transporter permease: protein MTAIDPSELDAAAREDRKQRTFTRINAADKWFQVLGLSWLTPVLKAAAGDNPKAQGREIWRLLGVPLLAIGLFLAAWATLAPTVQTSLGAIPGPVQVWEQVGNLHADALREKEKEAAFYVRQDERNAKLIADGREDRVRDRIYTGKPTYYDQIWTSIQTVFFGFLIASAIAIPLGIAAGLSPMVNSAINPLIQIFKPVSPLAWLPIVTMVVSATYASDGFFAKSFLTSAITVTLCSLWPTLINTALGVASIDKDLVSVSKVLKMNTWTKITKLVLPSALPLIFTGLRLSLGVGWMVLIAAEMLAQNPGLGKFVWDEFQNGSSQSLAKIMVAVFTIGIIGFLLDRLMYAIQSMFTFTNNR from the coding sequence ATGACCGCCATAGACCCATCCGAACTGGACGCCGCCGCGCGCGAAGATCGCAAGCAGCGGACATTCACCCGCATCAATGCCGCTGACAAATGGTTCCAGGTTCTGGGCCTGTCGTGGCTGACGCCCGTGTTGAAGGCGGCGGCGGGCGACAACCCCAAGGCGCAGGGTCGCGAAATCTGGCGTCTGCTGGGTGTGCCGCTTTTGGCAATCGGTCTGTTTCTGGCTGCGTGGGCCACATTGGCCCCGACGGTGCAGACGTCACTGGGGGCCATCCCCGGCCCTGTGCAGGTGTGGGAACAGGTGGGCAATCTGCACGCAGATGCCCTGCGCGAGAAAGAGAAAGAGGCGGCATTCTATGTCCGCCAGGACGAACGCAACGCGAAACTGATTGCCGATGGTCGCGAAGACCGGGTGCGGGACCGCATTTATACCGGCAAGCCCACCTATTACGATCAGATCTGGACGTCGATCCAGACCGTGTTCTTTGGCTTTCTCATCGCGTCGGCCATTGCCATTCCGCTGGGCATCGCCGCCGGTCTGAGCCCCATGGTGAATTCGGCCATCAACCCGCTGATCCAGATTTTCAAACCTGTCTCGCCGCTGGCATGGCTGCCCATCGTCACGATGGTTGTGTCGGCCACATATGCGTCTGACGGCTTTTTCGCAAAATCCTTTTTGACATCGGCCATCACCGTAACCCTGTGTTCGCTCTGGCCCACGCTGATCAACACGGCCCTTGGGGTCGCCAGCATCGACAAGGATCTGGTGAGCGTGTCGAAGGTTCTGAAAATGAACACCTGGACCAAGATCACCAAGCTGGTCCTGCCCTCGGCCCTGCCGCTGATCTTTACCGGGCTGCGCCTGTCGCTGGGCGTTGGCTGGATGGTGCTGATTGCGGCCGAGATGCTGGCGCAGAACCCCGGTCTGGGCAAGTTCGTGTGGGACGAGTTCCAGAACGGATCTTCGCAATCCCTCGCCAAGATCATGGTGGCCGTGTTCACCATCGGCATCATCGGCTTCCTTCTGGACCGTCTGATGTACGCGATCCAGTCCATGTTCACCTTCACGAACAACCGGTGA
- a CDS encoding ANTAR domain-containing protein, whose translation MSQNMKIAVIEPDQDRARDIIDALMEGGWTDVVVLGDVTGLARKLGALDPDLVLIDLANPSRDVLEQVSVASEAQTRPVAMFVDRSDDEMTQAAVSAGLSAYVVGELQPERIKPVLQTAIARFQMMSQMRNELEAAKQALADRKTVDRAKGMIMRAKGVTEEDAYALLRKTAMSQNRKVIDVAQALLTASDLLT comes from the coding sequence GTGAGCCAGAACATGAAAATAGCGGTCATTGAACCAGACCAGGACCGGGCGCGCGACATCATCGACGCCTTGATGGAAGGCGGATGGACGGATGTCGTTGTGTTGGGCGACGTGACCGGACTCGCGCGCAAGCTGGGCGCGCTTGATCCCGACCTGGTCCTTATTGATCTGGCAAATCCCAGCCGTGACGTCCTCGAACAGGTCAGTGTTGCATCCGAAGCACAGACACGACCCGTGGCCATGTTTGTCGATCGCTCGGATGACGAGATGACACAGGCCGCCGTGTCGGCGGGCCTGTCCGCCTACGTGGTGGGCGAACTACAGCCCGAACGCATCAAGCCGGTTCTTCAGACCGCGATTGCCCGTTTCCAGATGATGAGCCAGATGCGCAACGAACTTGAGGCGGCCAAGCAGGCGCTGGCAGATCGCAAGACGGTGGATCGCGCCAAGGGCATGATCATGCGCGCAAAGGGCGTGACCGAAGAGGACGCCTACGCCCTATTGCGCAAAACCGCCATGTCGCAGAACCGCAAGGTCATCGATGTTGCACAGGCTCTGCTGACCGCATCGGACCTGCTGACATGA
- a CDS encoding NAD(P)-dependent oxidoreductase: MKKLVLTGAAGRLGSYLREPLSQMCDTLVSTDIADGIETLLPNESYVQADLADFDAMEAVVKGADMVVHFGAFVDEGPFETLLGPNFIGSYNIWEAARRHGTRRIVYASSIHAVGMHPKTEAIGIDAAHRPDGFYGLAKCFTEDLARMYWDKNGIEAVCLRILSCANVTNPRAVGSWLSYDDMIHLVERAIDTPIVGFSIVYGVSDNDRAPVDNSGARHLGFRPKDNAEKFAKEIYAKAGPLDPQDPANMCHGGPFASTPIGRSAMMALNLDKDDSGKS; the protein is encoded by the coding sequence ATGAAAAAACTTGTGCTGACAGGGGCCGCAGGTCGCCTCGGCTCGTATCTGCGCGAACCGTTGTCGCAGATGTGCGACACGCTTGTGTCCACGGATATCGCGGACGGGATCGAGACCCTTCTGCCGAACGAAAGTTATGTGCAGGCCGATTTGGCCGATTTCGACGCGATGGAGGCAGTGGTCAAAGGCGCGGACATGGTTGTGCATTTCGGTGCTTTCGTGGACGAGGGTCCGTTCGAGACGCTGCTTGGTCCAAACTTCATCGGATCCTACAACATTTGGGAAGCTGCGCGGCGGCATGGCACCCGGCGCATCGTCTATGCTTCGTCCATCCACGCGGTTGGCATGCATCCCAAGACCGAAGCGATTGGTATCGACGCCGCACACCGTCCCGACGGGTTCTATGGCCTTGCCAAGTGCTTTACCGAGGACCTTGCACGCATGTATTGGGACAAGAACGGGATCGAAGCGGTTTGCCTGCGCATCCTGTCATGCGCCAATGTCACCAACCCGCGCGCGGTTGGGTCGTGGCTAAGCTACGACGACATGATCCATCTGGTCGAGCGGGCCATCGACACGCCCATTGTCGGGTTCTCGATCGTCTATGGTGTGTCCGACAACGACCGTGCCCCCGTAGACAACTCGGGCGCGCGGCATCTGGGCTTTCGGCCAAAGGACAATGCCGAAAAGTTCGCGAAAGAGATTTATGCCAAGGCCGGTCCGTTGGACCCGCAGGACCCTGCCAACATGTGCCATGGGGGCCCTTTCGCCAGCACACCGATCGGCCGGAGCGCAATGATGGCACTGAACCTCGACAAAGACGATTCCGGGAAAAGCTGA
- a CDS encoding membrane dipeptidase, with protein sequence MRIDNLQYCNWSEKVFRQMREGDVDAVHATISYHENFRETVLNFEMWNRWFEQYPDLITKGLWASDIDRARTEGRTAIFFGFQNPSPIEDDIGLVEIVHTLGARFMQLTYNNQSLLATGCYEDEDTGITRMGKQVIKEMNRVGLVVDMSHSADRSTIEAADMSERPIAITHANPHDWHPALRNKRDDVIRAVTSNGGMMGFSLYPHHLKDGSNCTLESFCEAVARTAERYGTDKIGIGSDLCQDQPDRVVEWMRVGRWSKEIDYGEGSAANPGFPPQPSWFRDNRDFGTIEGGLRATGMSAEEVAGIMGGNWYRFYAENFVPAS encoded by the coding sequence ATGCGCATCGACAATCTTCAGTACTGCAACTGGTCGGAAAAGGTGTTCCGCCAGATGCGCGAAGGGGATGTGGATGCGGTGCATGCGACCATTTCGTACCACGAGAACTTTCGCGAGACGGTGCTGAATTTCGAGATGTGGAACCGGTGGTTCGAACAGTATCCGGACCTGATCACCAAGGGGCTTTGGGCCAGCGATATTGATCGGGCGCGGACCGAAGGCAGGACCGCGATCTTCTTCGGGTTTCAGAATCCCAGCCCGATTGAGGATGATATTGGTCTGGTTGAGATCGTGCACACGCTGGGTGCCCGGTTCATGCAACTGACCTACAACAACCAATCGTTGCTTGCGACCGGATGTTACGAGGACGAAGACACCGGCATCACCCGCATGGGCAAACAGGTGATCAAGGAAATGAACCGTGTCGGGCTGGTCGTGGACATGAGCCATTCCGCGGACCGGTCCACAATCGAGGCGGCGGACATGTCCGAGCGGCCAATCGCCATCACGCATGCCAATCCGCATGACTGGCACCCGGCCCTGCGCAACAAACGCGATGACGTGATCCGTGCCGTGACGTCCAACGGCGGGATGATGGGTTTCTCGTTATATCCGCACCACCTCAAGGACGGGTCGAACTGCACGCTGGAGTCGTTTTGCGAGGCGGTGGCCCGGACGGCTGAACGCTATGGTACCGACAAGATCGGGATCGGATCGGACCTGTGTCAGGACCAGCCTGATCGCGTTGTCGAGTGGATGCGCGTGGGCCGCTGGTCCAAAGAGATCGATTACGGCGAAGGTTCTGCCGCGAACCCGGGTTTTCCGCCACAGCCCAGTTGGTTCCGCGACAATCGCGATTTTGGCACCATTGAAGGGGGCCTGCGGGCGACCGGGATGTCCGCCGAAGAGGTGGCAGGCATCATGGGCGGCAACTGGTACCGGTTTTATGCCGAGAATTTTGTCCCTGCGTCGTAA
- a CDS encoding ABC transporter ATP-binding protein, which translates to MSMIEFKNVSKHYEAGTERTEVLNDISLSVEDGEFLVLLGFSGTGKTTLINLMAGLEMPSSGEVLFKGAPVAGPGPERGVIFQSYSLMPWLTVNGNVGLAVDTIFPGLPKAERAAKVDHYVQMVGLGHATTRRPAELSGGMRQRVNVARALAMNPEVLLLDEPLSALDALTRANLADEIEHIWEADKKTCVLITNDVDEAIILADRIIALNPDGTLGDAFKVTIPRPRDRMEMNHNDQFKRLRADVTKYLMDVGIEAKVEGTKLLPDVTPIHGVPSAVADAQKGMIESRFLDFSQLHKVYPTPKGPLTVVEDFDLKINKGEFISLIGHSGCGKSTVLTMAAGLNEISKGAIKLDGRHVEGADPERAVVFQSPNLFPWLSAKENVAIGVDKVYPRASRAERQDVVEYYLERVGLADAMDKQAASLSNGMKQRVGIARAFALSPKLLLLDEPFGMLDSLTRWELQEVLMEVWSRTKVTAICVTHDVDEAILLADRVVMMTNGPQATIGKIVDVDLPRPRTRKALLEHPDYYSYRQDVLDFLEEYEHGAKPKPPANGTPKPKAIAAE; encoded by the coding sequence ATGAGCATGATCGAGTTCAAGAACGTATCGAAGCATTATGAGGCGGGCACCGAACGGACGGAGGTGTTGAACGATATCTCCCTGTCCGTGGAGGACGGCGAGTTTCTGGTTCTGCTTGGCTTTTCGGGGACCGGCAAGACGACCCTGATCAACCTGATGGCGGGTCTGGAGATGCCATCGTCGGGTGAGGTGCTGTTCAAGGGTGCGCCAGTTGCGGGTCCGGGACCGGAGCGTGGCGTGATCTTTCAGAGCTATTCGCTGATGCCGTGGCTGACGGTGAACGGCAATGTTGGTCTGGCTGTCGATACAATCTTTCCGGGGCTGCCCAAGGCAGAGCGTGCGGCGAAGGTGGACCACTATGTGCAGATGGTGGGCTTGGGTCATGCGACCACGCGTCGTCCGGCCGAGTTGTCGGGCGGCATGCGCCAGCGCGTGAACGTCGCCCGTGCGCTGGCCATGAACCCGGAGGTTTTGCTGCTGGATGAGCCGCTCTCTGCCCTTGACGCGCTGACCCGCGCCAATCTGGCGGACGAGATCGAGCATATCTGGGAGGCGGACAAGAAGACCTGTGTGCTGATCACCAATGACGTGGACGAGGCGATTATTCTGGCCGACCGCATCATCGCCCTGAACCCCGATGGGACGTTGGGTGACGCGTTCAAGGTCACCATCCCCCGCCCACGGGACCGGATGGAGATGAACCACAACGATCAGTTCAAGCGGTTGCGGGCGGATGTGACCAAGTACCTGATGGATGTAGGGATCGAGGCCAAGGTCGAAGGTACGAAGCTGCTGCCCGACGTGACCCCCATTCATGGGGTGCCGTCGGCTGTGGCCGATGCGCAGAAGGGCATGATCGAGAGCCGGTTCCTGGATTTCAGCCAGTTGCACAAGGTGTATCCGACACCCAAGGGGCCGCTGACGGTCGTCGAGGATTTCGACCTGAAGATCAACAAGGGCGAGTTTATTTCTCTGATTGGCCATTCGGGCTGCGGGAAGTCGACCGTGCTGACGATGGCCGCAGGGCTGAACGAGATCTCCAAGGGGGCCATCAAGCTGGATGGGCGGCATGTGGAGGGGGCGGACCCCGAACGCGCGGTGGTGTTCCAGTCGCCCAACCTGTTTCCGTGGCTGAGCGCGAAGGAGAACGTGGCGATCGGGGTGGACAAGGTCTATCCGCGCGCGTCGCGGGCTGAGCGGCAGGATGTGGTGGAGTATTATCTGGAGCGGGTGGGGCTGGCGGACGCGATGGACAAGCAGGCCGCCAGCCTGTCGAACGGCATGAAGCAGCGGGTGGGGATTGCGCGGGCGTTTGCGCTGTCGCCGAAGCTGCTGCTGCTGGATGAACCGTTCGGGATGCTGGACTCGCTCACGCGGTGGGAATTGCAGGAAGTGCTGATGGAGGTGTGGTCGCGCACCAAGGTCACCGCCATCTGCGTCACGCATGATGTCGACGAGGCGATCTTGCTGGCCGACCGCGTGGTGATGATGACCAACGGGCCGCAGGCGACCATCGGCAAGATCGTGGATGTGGACCTGCCCCGCCCGCGCACGCGCAAGGCGCTGCTCGAACACCCGGATTACTACAGCTACCGGCAGGATGTGCTCGATTTCCTTGAGGAATACGAACACGGGGCCAAGCCCAAGCCACCTGCCAACGGCACCCCGAAACCCAAAGCCATTGCGGCGGAGTGA
- a CDS encoding CmpA/NrtA family ABC transporter substrate-binding protein — MTVTRLNCGYVPLVDSAPLIVAQDLNFAADEGLSLNLLRQPSWSALRDLLALGHLDAAHMLAPMPIAMSLGLSGPAARIDALMVLSVNGTVIGVSNAMADAMRTKGWPGGFCAPTDTVRPLLSALDRPLRVGVPFPYSMHRLLFEYWIGHAGHAVPEDIHIITTPPPLMADAVAADEIDVFCVGEPWGSVAVANNVGELALPGTAIWAHAPEKVLAARHDWVESNPGPVGALMRAVARAAAWLDVPKNRPLAIEILARSAHLDLPHAALDHALMGRFATRLGAAPVDVPGFLRFHDRAANFPWRSQAAWIGAEIARLADLDRAHAISVAQRTMRPDCYRTHLGPIGFDMPGASAKIEGALTHPVAVASTRGEMILGPDAFFDGETFDFAPLD; from the coding sequence ATGACTGTCACCCGGCTCAATTGCGGATATGTACCGCTTGTCGACAGCGCGCCGCTTATCGTTGCGCAGGATTTGAACTTTGCTGCGGATGAGGGGCTGTCGCTGAACCTCTTGCGCCAACCCTCCTGGTCAGCATTGCGCGATCTGCTGGCGCTTGGGCATCTGGACGCGGCCCATATGCTCGCCCCGATGCCCATCGCCATGTCGCTTGGCCTGAGTGGTCCCGCCGCCCGGATTGATGCGCTCATGGTGCTGTCGGTGAATGGCACCGTCATCGGTGTGTCAAACGCCATGGCGGATGCCATGCGGACCAAGGGCTGGCCCGGTGGTTTTTGCGCACCCACGGACACGGTCCGACCGCTGCTGTCCGCATTGGACCGGCCGCTGCGCGTCGGGGTTCCCTTTCCGTACTCAATGCATCGATTGCTGTTCGAATACTGGATCGGACATGCGGGGCATGCGGTGCCCGAAGACATTCATATCATCACAACCCCACCGCCGCTGATGGCAGATGCCGTCGCCGCAGACGAGATTGACGTATTCTGCGTTGGTGAGCCCTGGGGGTCGGTCGCTGTGGCGAACAACGTGGGCGAATTGGCGCTGCCGGGCACCGCCATTTGGGCCCATGCACCGGAAAAGGTGTTGGCCGCGCGGCATGACTGGGTCGAAAGCAACCCCGGACCGGTCGGCGCATTGATGCGCGCCGTCGCGCGCGCGGCGGCATGGCTGGACGTGCCCAAGAACCGCCCCCTCGCGATCGAGATTCTGGCCCGCAGCGCACATCTTGATCTGCCACATGCCGCGCTGGATCATGCGCTGATGGGGCGTTTTGCAACGCGTTTGGGCGCGGCGCCGGTCGATGTGCCGGGGTTTCTGCGGTTCCACGACCGCGCCGCCAACTTCCCGTGGCGCAGTCAGGCCGCATGGATCGGCGCCGAGATCGCGCGGCTTGCAGACCTTGACCGTGCGCATGCCATTTCTGTCGCGCAAAGGACGATGCGACCCGATTGCTACCGCACGCACCTGGGTCCAATCGGATTCGATATGCCCGGCGCATCCGCCAAGATCGAAGGCGCCCTCACCCATCCCGTCGCAGTTGCGTCGACGCGGGGGGAGATGATTCTTGGGCCGGATGCTTTTTTTGATGGCGAAACCTTCGATTTTGCGCCGCTGGACTGA
- a CDS encoding FAD-binding oxidoreductase, with product MKTPEYDSYDVVIVGGAIMGASTAWFLSDNPDFDGRVLVVERDQTYSACSTAHTNSCMRQQFSTELNVRISQFAADFVKNIRRYMGGDDRVPDLSIRSFGYMYLADTEAFAATLRENIGVQHAAGAATRLLTPEEIKAAYPFYTVDDILLGSINTVDEGYWDGAAVFDWWRRQSRERGVEYVENEVVAMSRNASGTRVESVTLKSGEVIGCGQVVNASGPRAARTAQMAGIDVPVEPRKRFSWVFKAEQPLEQDLPLTIDPSGVHVRENGGGTYQAGGHADVDPAVDYDDFAMDHGIWENHVWPVLATRIPQFEAIKVTSEWAGHYSMNTFDHNAIMGPHHEVGNFIFLNGFSGHGLQQSPAMGRGTAEWLTYGGYRSLDLTPFHFDRLVAGKPIIEKAVI from the coding sequence GTGAAAACACCGGAATATGACAGCTATGACGTTGTTATCGTCGGCGGTGCCATCATGGGCGCCTCAACTGCGTGGTTCCTGTCAGACAACCCGGATTTTGACGGGCGCGTTCTGGTGGTGGAGCGCGACCAGACTTATTCCGCCTGTTCCACCGCGCACACCAACAGCTGCATGCGCCAGCAATTTTCGACCGAGCTGAATGTACGCATCAGCCAGTTTGCCGCCGATTTCGTGAAGAATATCCGCAGGTACATGGGCGGGGATGATCGCGTGCCGGACCTGAGTATTCGCAGTTTCGGCTATATGTATCTGGCCGATACCGAGGCTTTTGCGGCCACATTGCGCGAGAACATCGGTGTCCAGCACGCAGCTGGCGCGGCAACCCGGTTGTTGACCCCGGAAGAGATCAAGGCCGCTTACCCGTTCTACACTGTCGATGACATCTTGTTGGGCTCGATCAACACGGTGGACGAGGGATATTGGGACGGCGCAGCCGTTTTCGACTGGTGGCGGCGGCAAAGCCGCGAACGCGGTGTCGAGTATGTCGAGAACGAAGTGGTGGCCATGTCGCGCAACGCGTCAGGCACCCGGGTGGAAAGTGTGACCCTGAAAAGCGGCGAAGTGATCGGCTGTGGTCAGGTCGTAAACGCGTCCGGCCCGCGCGCGGCCCGCACGGCGCAGATGGCGGGCATTGACGTGCCGGTCGAACCGCGCAAGCGCTTTTCCTGGGTCTTCAAGGCCGAACAGCCGCTGGAACAGGACCTGCCCCTGACCATCGATCCTTCGGGCGTGCATGTGCGTGAAAATGGCGGTGGCACCTATCAGGCGGGTGGGCATGCAGATGTTGATCCGGCGGTGGACTATGATGATTTCGCCATGGATCACGGCATCTGGGAAAATCATGTCTGGCCTGTACTTGCCACACGCATCCCGCAATTCGAGGCGATCAAGGTGACGAGCGAATGGGCCGGGCACTATTCCATGAACACCTTCGACCACAACGCCATCATGGGTCCGCATCATGAAGTTGGAAACTTCATTTTCCTCAACGGGTTCTCTGGTCACGGGCTTCAGCAGTCTCCGGCCATGGGGCGCGGTACGGCGGAATGGCTGACTTATGGTGGCTACCGATCTCTGGATTTGACGCCCTTCCATTTTGACCGTCTGGTTGCAGGCAAACCCATCATCGAAAAAGCAGTGATCTGA